Part of the Nicotiana tabacum cultivar K326 chromosome 20, ASM71507v2, whole genome shotgun sequence genome, TAAGCATGACATACTATAAACAGGGATTCGTTTTTCTTTTATACTATAAGCAGGGATACTATAAGAAGACAATTTCAGATCATGAATCAGATAATGATCTAAGAAATGCTTGTGGTGATTGATGAAGCTCTAAAAGAAGTTGTGACCTTGGGACTTTAAATAGTTTAACTAAGGTACTACTGTCTTCATCCTGTGAAATTCATTTTGTTGTTGAACTTTGTTCATTAGTATATCGGGGAAGGAAAATGGATATTACTTGTTTGCAGCTGGAGATTTCAGTTTAACTTTAATGATTTTCTCTTTCTGGATCTTCAGATTACAATGTTGTTCGTTGCTGACAGATTTCGCTAGTCTTCTAATTGTTATAAGTAGGGATCACCTTATTTCACCAATGTTgaccatttcaattttttttagatTTAGAATGGAAGATAACTTATGTGGGATCTGCTGAGGATGAGACTTATGACCAACTCCTAGAAAGTGTATTTGTTGGACCTGTAAATGTTGGGAAATATCGTTTTGTGCTTCAGGTAACTATTACTCGCTTTAACCTTGCAATCTCACTTGACTATTATGCTGGAGGAATTGAGACTTATGCTGAAACCACTTTGCAGGCTGATCCTCCTGAACCATCCAAAATTCGTGAAGAAGATATTATTGGTGTCACAGTATTGCTATTAACATGCCTTATGCGGGGCAAGAATTTATTCGAGTAGGATATTATGTGAACAATGATTACGATGATGAACAATTAAAAGAGGAACCACCTCAGAAAGTTTTGCTTGATAGGGTCCAGAGGAATATTTTGGCTGATAAACCCCGAGTCACGAAATTCCCCATTAATTTCCATCCAGAAAACAATGACAATGGACAACCTACCTCTCCTGACCATGACAATGGAGAACAGGCTCCTGCCTCTCCTGACCATGCCGCAGAAGTCAATTTGCAAGGAGAAGAACCAAATGCTTCACCCAATAAATGTAATGGGCAGTGTCCTCAAGCCTGGGAAACAAGAAGCAAGACCGTTGCTTTGGTGTCAAAAGTTTTCCTTCAGAGTTTGATATTTTAATGATGTCTTGTACCAATTTGTTATGGTCTCAAATCCACACTGCCTGAATGGTATTTTTTAACTTATGCCTTGAAATGTACACATGAAATGTTGTATCTGCTGGAGTTGTAGCTGAGACAAATCATTCTTAAATTAAATGCTTGGTTACAGTCCAGAATTGAATTACATATGGTATTTGCAAATGTTTTTATCTCTGATTATTATACCAGCCACCTTTTCAGTCTCTTATCTAGTTCTCGAATTCCAGTGTTGTGCTTTTTGCCTTGCCTTAGTGGTGAGATTTGGCTGTAAATTGGCAAATATGAATATATCCATGGTTCAACTTATAATATTTTGTCAGCATTTTGCTGAGAAAATGTATGCTTTGGAGGGGTGAAACAAGGGTCATCAATTTTGACCCATAATTATTCTGTTCAACTCGTCCAAATTTAAATAGGTTGAATGAGTTTTGTAATCATTTACATTTTACAAGGTGTAATCCATAATGACCTATCCAAAAGGCTAGGTATATGAAAGATAAAGAAGACAAACTGAAGAAagacaaggaaaagaaaagaaaaaaggacacTGTATTTCTGGTAGCTAAAGCGTTTGTCTGAAGATTTCTTCCAAAATAGGAACTTCAACGCCTTAAATTTCTCACATAAAGAAAGCAATGAAGGAAAGAAATTTTGTGTAGAATACGATTTAACCATGACAATGGCAATAAAGCAGAAGAAACTTTTAGTTTATATCTATACATCCTCAATTACTCCATTTCTCATCTTGTGTTATTTTCCAGAACACATGATTGATAAGATTCAGACACAAAACACAATCAAAACTCACCTTCTACAAACATCAGACAAAGAAGTTGCTTAAAGTCACGACGAAACTCAAGTCGTTTAGGTTCCATGACCACACCTCCAATGCATAAACATCTGAGAATTATAAATGTCAATTGTAAGGGAAACAAAAGCTTCCAACCTTCAAATGccaaggaaattattcctttactCCTGGATCTAGAGATAGTGATAAGTAGGAAAGAGAGGTTTCGGTAGAACTAAAACACCAAAAGAACTAATTAGGGAGGTGGATggtttaattatttataaagcattaaaaaatataaaagctGTGCAGAAACAAAGATAAGTACCAAAGTGGAAAGGCTTTAGAAAGTTATTTAGATTTTAAAGAATACAATGTTGAAACCATCCTTAATCTTTACAATATAACACTTCTAAACcgcaccccccctccccccccccccaaatacaACATAAATGGTGATATTTGTTTTCGGGAGTTTAAATCTCCATCATCTCCTGTTGTGTTGTCAAGAACTTGTGTTCTTATTCACAAGTAATATCACCAGAGTGCAATTTCAGGTGCCTCATTTCATCTTGGAAAAAGCTTTTAAATGCCCTTTCTTATTGCCAGCTCCTAGCATTGCAGGTGATTTATTCATACCTCTGTGATGCCGTAGTAGTTGCCACCAATGGAATTTGTTATTCACCTTCGTATCGGTATGTTGTCCTTTATCTACTTGTCTACTGCTGCTGTGCTTTGTCTTCTTTGAATGCTGGATATGTCGCATCAGTCCCTGAGCAAGGGTCTGAAACTGTCCTCCCTGCTGCTTTTTACCAGCTTGTTTAGCGATTGCTGACTTCCCAAACTTTTCCAAAGCCTTTTCTCCAAATGTTTCATCCTTGCTTGTAGAATAGTGGCTATTGAACCTTTTTCCTCTCTGCCTCAACAAAGATGTTTTTCTCTCCTCCCCTTTACTATCCTTACCGTGATGGTGATGGTGGTGGTGATGATGATGGTGAAAAACTATCGCTAACTTGTCTTTCAACTTCTTCCACCTTCCACTAGTCTTCATTGATTTTCTTGAGTTAGTAGACCTGTAGACGCGCACAGGACTTGACTTCCTTGACGAAGAATCTGCTGAGTAGTAAGAGGGTTCTTCGAGATGGTCAGACCCTGAACCATCAAGTGATGATGAGGATATCTCTCTCTCACTTTTACTTGCAGAAATCATTTCACGAGCCCTTTCACTACCAATTGGAGACGAGTAACCCTCGGTCGAACTGCAGCTTGAGCTGACCGTGTACTCAGTTTGACTACTGTCTCTCCGACTATATAATTCATTTCCTTCATAGCTACTTGTTTCGTCTGAATAATGCATCTTGGTTCGAATCTGCCTTGGCAAGGGATGATCTCTCTCGCTACTGTAAGTGCTTGTCTGATGCAAATCTGTCCCGCTGGAAGAATATGGCGAGCTTGAGCGTGAAACCTCTGATTCATGTCCATGTAAATGCCTCCTCCTCAGTCGTTTCAtgtgattattatttttcagATGTTTACTAGGATTTTTGTCCAAGTCTACATAAGAGCTTTGGGATGGTGCGAATTGACCTTGCTTGTGATTCAATACTGATCGCCTCATTATTGCCTGCTGTAAATAAGGTGAATCCATTCTGCTCTCATATGTCCCCGGCCAAGTTAACTTGCTCCCGTAATCAATCAATCCTGGAGTATCTATGTTGTTTCTGAAAATATCTGCTGCATTTGATTTTCCTAGCCGACCTGTTTTCTCATTTGAAGGCATTTGTTTCTGGCTCGGGATGACCAACATTGCCGGCAAAGCAGTGACCCCAATTTCCATATTCTGTTGGCCTTGTTGGGAACGATAATGGTCAGCATAAGGATATTGTACTGAAGTACCATTTTGATTCTTTGACTGAACATTAATTGAGTGTTCTTTCTGTATCTGCCACTGATTCTCTTCAACTAAGTCTAGCATTTTAGAAGTATCATGTTCCTCAGAAGGGAAGGTGTTTGCTACTATCTTTTGTTGTCTCAACTGATTTGGCTGGTAACTACTTGACTCGAGAAGCTTGGGCAATTGATCTGCTGGAAATTTTGACATTCTGGTAGGCGGAACAACATACCCTGAACACAATGAACTAGTGTCTCCTTCTATCTTCTTGATAGGAGTAGCTAACTCTGCTTGTGGCATGAAAACAGTTATCGGTTTGAATTTATGTTCAGTTGCATGTTTATCAGATAAGACCAGGTTCTCGTCATCCATTTGCAAAGCTGAAATGTGCGATTCGAGTTGTTTGATGACATCATTAGTTTCAGTCGAGAAGAGATCATGGTCCCCATCGGGTACACTTCTTACCACACCAGGTAACTCATGCATGGATTGTGAAACATCCACTGTTTTCGCCTTCGCACTTTCAGCGTTTCCTGATTGCaatgcttcttgttgagtatccCAAGAAAAATTAGCGAAAAGACTATTCTGCTGTTCTTGCAACGCCACAACCTTTGTAGAATGTGGAGCTTCTTTTTCAGAAGATTCGATCTTTATACAAGGAATAAACGGCTTTTCAAATTTGGGGCGCTTGCAAATTCTGCAAAATTTCCTTTTATTTCCAGATTCACTTGCACTGAAGCTAAATTGCGGAGGCTGTGCGTAAGCTGTCTGAGTAATCGGCATGATACATTCCTGCTTCTCTTTTGGAAAAGTAGAATCCATGACAACCGGCTCTTCTCCACGACTTTGAATAACAGCTGAAGTTTTTGATAGGTCTGATAAAGCAAGGGACCGTTGCTTCGCTGTGTCAACCAAGTGCAGAGGCTGAGGTAAGCTGTGCACACGCGCCTGACGTGCTATGATCTGTACGCAGAGAAATTTTCCACCACTGATATTACTCAAAAAGGCCAATTCTTTTGCACAAAAAGATGAATGGATATTGTAAGTGTAAGGAGAACAAGTCAGGTACCTCGGAATGAGCCTTAAGAACATCATTGGTTGTAGTATCGAGTAAATTCTTTAACATGACTCGTGCTTCATAATCCAACTGTttgatgaaagaaaaataaatactgTCAGAAATAGGCCTTAAGAGTCTAGACTGTCATATATAAGATGAAAAATCTATTAATATGAGAAGCAATAGGGGACTAAAGGTATGCAGCAGACTTCAACTTATAAGTTTTCCTTAGTAATCAAAATGCTTATAGCTTTTAAGCTATCAGTTGAACAAACGATATTAATCAATGTCTTTTTTACGGACATAGGCATGCCATGACCGACCTCGTGCCATTGACATAGTCATGCAGCGGCCGACCTCGTGCCATTGACATAGGCATGCCGCGGCCAACCTCGTGCCATAGTGGCCTGCCACGGCCGACCTTGTGCCATTGACATAGGCATGCCCCAGCCGACCTCGTGCCATTGACATAGGCATGCCACGGCCGACCTCGGGCAATAGTGGCAATTCCATGAAGATAATTTTGCAGACAATTACCATCATGCTGTGTGAAAGTCACTTTCATGTGCaacttataatatttaaaaactaataacaaataattaaatccaaatcCAGATCTTACAAAGTAGGATCTCAAAGTTCTTTGATCAACTCAAAATGGGGCTGAGTTCCACCACATTTGAACCTTTCAACTACTCAACTTAGCAGAGTTCAAAGATGCATAACATTATAAGCCATTTTTCCTTTACATGCAATACAATATGTCCACTAAACAACAACTACtacgcctcagtcccaaacaaaGTTGGGTTTGACAATATGAATCCTCACCATAAAAGTCAACAAAGAGGAACTTACACCATCAGAGGTCAACTTTGAAAGACCATCTCTGTCATTTCTCAAAAGACCATACAATTGCCTCAAAGCAAGAAGGTTCGATTTTATATTATCGAGGTCCATCTCCTGGTTTAAACAAGAAAAGTCAGTAGAAATCAGGCTGAGGGAACAAAAAACTACACATGTATATTGTAAGGGcggcccggtgcactaagctctcgctatgcgcggagtccggggaagggtcggaccacaagggtctattgttcACAGCCTgacctgcatttctgcaagaggctattttcACGGCTTAACCTCCTGATCACATGGCATTAATTTTACCAGTATCAGTTCATTTTAACATGTTAATCTCACTTTTTTATCGATGCTTATGAGTACATTAAGGCACACATAACTTTGTGACATTCGTGGTTAAACACATTGTTAGAGATCCAAAACAACCTTGTGTTCATCTTTTTAAGTGCCTAATTACAAAATTCTTCACAACTATACTGAATTCCTATCCCACTAATTATCTTTTACCCATCGAACCCTTTCTTTAAACCGTCAACAACATCTCAGGCCAACAGTATACAACATAAAAATAGACAATTAAAAGGAATTATTGGGAAAAAAACAGGAACAAGAGAAACAAAAATACAAGAGATTTTTTGAAAACTTAACAAAAATCATATCAGTTTAATTTCGAATataaatacaaccaaaaaaaaaaaaattaacaggAAAAACGAAAGCATGTAACCCGATCATGTTAGAACAAAACCAAGCTTGCTTTTCACTTCATTTTTTACTTaatctagaaaaaaaaaattgaattttgacATAAAATttagaatgataaaaaaaataaatacctTATTCTCCatgatttaatttaatttaatatagACTGTAATTTCTTCTGTAAATTCCTGAGGTATTCCGCGCCTAGTTACAGGAAAATGTCACAAACGGTTTCCTCTTCGTTTGTTTTTTAACCGCTTCCCGGTATTTGTTTGTTTGTaagatttgtattttttttttctttttacctttcctttttttgggttttattttctttttccttaggaCGAGGGACGGAGCCACATCCAACCAAggggtgaaattaaaaaatagccaaatttacaaatgataattgaaaaatagtcacaatttcaaaagtaatcgaaatttagccgcttttcatgtaaaaataaatctgaacTAAAACACTatttaaaatccgaaaaatattccagcataatatattggagtttgaattttttacatgtgaacttacaacataatatattggagtttcagcataatatactggagttccagtataatatgctagaagttcatacacagatgctccaatctccagtatattatgctggaacttttcgtgtgctggagttccaacataatatgctggaagttcatacataggtgcactaatctctagtatattatgctggaactttccgtgttgcagcaaaatagtggctatttttcaatgactttgcaaacgctggctatttttcaattactagtccgaaaattggctagcccatgctattttcACCCAACCAAGGGGTGtcaatttaaaaaattatattattttgttggataattttttatattttaggtATATTTACTATAGATTGACTTTTcgatatatttaattttttatatttgatACCCCTTAGTGAAAATCCTAATTTTATCACTACTTTGAACCATTTTATACTTGTTAAGTTTTTCAATCGCGTTTGTTTATTGTCATGGATTTTGTTTTTGAGGTATTGTGTTTTTCATTTTCATGGATGTGAAATTTGCCTTTTGAACTAAGAGTAAGCCCCCTCCCCTTTTATGGTTTTCAATCGCGTTTGTTTATTGTTAATTTGTTCGACATATATGCCTTAACTCGGGcccaaaaaaaatgagaaatattAAAGTGACGTTCAAGCTTGTGGTCGAAATGTCGTCTCCACGCAAACCCTCAGCCATCGAGTCGACCTCGTTCACTCAGAAAGACACAACTATTGATTTGATTAATTTTAAAAGTCTATCAATTCGGAGTGAATAaaaaatccatacataattatATTAAATCTCTATACataataaatatatcaaaaaagaGTTTAACTCGTCTATACTAATAACATAAAAGCAGTTATACATTATCAGCGGAGGCGGACCTAAGATTTTTATGCGATGGAGGCACAATATTCTGCTCAACCAGTGTCCCTAAAGGCTTTTAATGTTTAGTGTGATGACCCGCCACATCATCATGCCGCACAGGcgtcatttggcatatattaatgccatgtgaaagcttacataagaagaaggttaacatttgtgagaagattctagagaggtatggacatttcctaaggaagaacctagatccttatggatttgctaagaaagtccttggaatcttctaggcttgtagagaattctagagaaagcccttatcttgtaaatatcaaggacttgtataataattaatatttacacagtagcccctaggagactagtatataaagggggccactcatttgtaattcatcaagcaaacaattcaagttctctctaatacaaagctttctttaacaattctcttgtgttctttctttcattctcttagcgatcttgagtgtagtaaggctgacttgacatagcaagaacctgaacaagttgtgcaagatcatgaGCGAATTGTTAAGTGCCGCACGtatacttagttaacaactaaggacatGACATTAAGGTCAATATGATTATCACGTAGTGAACaaaaagaaagaatttcattCCATTTTACTAATACCAGTCTCctctgaaaaaaagaaaaaattactcaacctaataataataatgattaaCATATTTTTTATAGAGCGCTTCTGATTATCACGTTATTTAAAAGATATCTGCAAGACTATCTATAATATGACTATTTATAGGATTAACTTTTTAGAAGATGTTACATATATCATACTACAATAATTAAGTATGTTATTTAAAATacactaattataaaaattaagaaGGGCTGCACCCTCTAGGGGTGATATAGCAAAATACATTAATTATAGTATAAATTTCTTTTAGGTGAGACAATATCTTACTACGGTATATTAAAAAAATTCTAATATGACAAAATATCTTACATTATTCAAGagtatatattttaaattcattataaaaaaataaaagtatctTATGAACATATTGGGAAGCATGGAAGAGAGATTAGTTAGGGCCCGTTTGGCAAAAAAAGATTCCTTTTTccgattttttttctaaaaatcagtgtttggcgATGAAATTTTCGATTTTCATCTAAagataaatttttaaaattttctgaaattttttaaaaacttcaaaaaactatttttcaaaattttcacttcagataCTCACAAAAAATTAAATCAACCTAAAATTATATCCATGTCCAAACACTACTCTAATTattcaaatactattttcacttgATTATAGGATATATATAACTATGTATAATCTATGTAACCGGTTATAAACAGTGAATTCGGTTATAAAAGAatcgaaattttacaattcttacgTCCAAACGCCACTTAGTTTTAATTTATTAGTAGTAGTAATCAAATACTATTAGCCAACCTACAATCGAAGAAACAGTCAGCAGAAGACAACCAATACCTACTCAAACAAACCATTACATGACAAATTCTCACACTTTCTTGTCTCTCTCTCTCCGCACACCGCCACAATCCAACTTTTATTCAAGATTTTCACAATCTTTTCCCAAAAGGGGTCTCTTTTTTAACAAATTCAAAACCTTTTTTTTGGTTTAAAATGGAGAATATAGAAGAAGGAttgttattgaaagaaaaagaagaaaagggtgTAGTTGAATTGAGATGGGAAGTAATTTGGGAAGAAATGAAAGAACTTGGTTATTTGGCTGGACCAATGATAGCAGTAACACTTTCACAGTATTTTTTACAAGTAATATCAATGATGATGGTTGGTCATTTAGGTGAACTTTCTCTTTCAAGTACTGCTATTGCTCTTTCTCTTGCTGGTGTCACTGGTTTCAGCTTTCTTGTAAGTACCTATACGGCTATACCTATGATTCTTTGTCACGCAATTAGTGTAATTTAGCTGGTTGAAGGGGAGGCTTGGAGTAACTGACAAAGTGGCTGCCTTGTGaacaggaggtcacgggttcgagcagttgaaacagcctcttgcagaaatgcataTAAGTCTGCGTACAATAGACTCTCGTGGTCTGGCCCTTcctcggaccccgcgcatagctgCACCGACAGCCCTTTTAGTGTAATTTAACTGGTTATAGCAGGTTCTCACTCTATATTTCAGGTTATCATATCATACTTAATACCTATAGTTGTAGGTCCGTTTTACCTGACTAGTAATGTAAAAATTTCAAgaagaattaatccaaatagACGCCCACCTAATTGCTTAAACTTAAAATAGGCGGctgatgtataatatatgtataattgtgtatacCGGTTAAGAAAAGTAAACATTGAATTTAGCaggctatttgtgtaacaatcccaAAAATCAACACATTATCCGTGGCCAGAAGTTAAACTCTTTCTTCCTTATGTAACTTGTAATGTgtcatgtttataattttgggaactTATAATGTTTGGATGTCTATGAGGTTGGAGTTCAATGTTTTTGCGGCAAAAGAAATGGTCTTTCAATGACAGTCTAAAGAATTTTCTATTGGTGCAATTTAACTGGTTATAGCAAGTTCtgctctagattttaggttatcATATCATACGTAATGCCTATAGTTGTAGCCTGTAGGTCAGTTTTACCTGACTAAAAATGTACAAAATCAATACATTATCCGTGGCTAGAACTTAAACTCTTTCTCCCTTATGACATATGTTACTTGTAATGTGCTATTTTTACAAGTTCGGGAACTTATAATGTTTAGATGTCTATGAGGTTGTAGTTCAATGTTTTTGTGGCAAAAGAAATGATCTTTCTGTGACAGTCTAATGAACTTTCTATTAGTGCAATTTAACTGTTATAGCAGGTTCTTGCTCTATATTTCAGATTATCATATAATACTTAATGAATATAGTTGTAGGTCCGTTTTACCTGACTAATAATGTAAAAGAGTCAATACATTATCCGTGGGTAGAACTTAAACTCTGTCTTCCTTACGTAACTTGTAATgtgctatttttacaattttGGGAACTTATAATGTTTTGATGTCTACGaggttgtagttcaatttttttgCGGCAAAAGAAGTGGTCTTTCTATTACGGTCTAAAGAAACCTGACTAATGATGTAAAAAAATCAATACATTATGTGTGGCCAGAAGTTAAACTCTTTCTTCCTTATGCAACTTGTAACGTGTTATGTTTACAATTTTGGGAACTTATAATGTTTTGATGTCTACGAGGTTGTAGTTCAATGTTTTGGCGGCAAAAGAAATGGTCTTTCTATGTGTGtagtttttttttgtgtgtgtgtgttgggggggggggggaggttgtGGCCAGAGAAGACACTATTTTTGTGTAAGCAATAGGAGAATAACAATGTGTTCAAAGTAGAATTAGACAAAGAATTATTGTTTTTTTCTATCTTCAGCTTAGAGGGTAGAGTTAGTTCTAGAGTGATTAAGAAATACTGATTTTCCACAAAACAAagtttcaaattattttcttcctttgtcttctcTAGAGTTAGACAAAATTTCAGTTTCCATAAGTGGGGTTGTGGAACATCTTCCAAATGGCACATTTATTTATTGAAAAGAACAACAgagagcaacaacaacaacaacaacgacctagtaaaatcccacaagtggggtctggagagggtggtgtgtacgcagaccttacccctacaacGATGGGGCAGAaagattgtttccgatagaccctcggcaaaCATAGAACAACAGAGAGCAAGTAGTATCAAAATCTTTTGGGAACTTTTAATGTCAGTAGTGCCAAGATTTGTGCTTTATTGTCCTGCCTGAAATTGTTGTTGTCGAACTTAATTCAGTGCTAACTTTCGCTTGCTAGCTCTTCTTTTAACTAAAGGATAAAGTTATGAATATTGTGAAGTAAAGATATTGAGAAATATGAGATGAAATGCGCTAAGCAGAAAATTATGTTTGGAGAAACAGTGTATTGTTGTCTTGAGAGTATAGCGAAGAAATGGAATGTCATAGTTATTAGTATAGAAGCTCTTCGCTTTCTTGTTTAAACATTTCATCTTTGCAACTATCTATTAAGCAAACATTAATATTCTTGAACCTTCATTGCTTTTGATCATTTGAAGTTAACAGCTAGGCCAGTGGTCAAACATATCAAGATGAAATGGTTTGAATGACTTGATCATTATCATACTTTATTGTATGATAATGAATATCCTATGCACATGATAGACGTTCTTAGTTTGGCAAACTATGAGTTATAGCTTGTTGTGgtattacactgggtttgttgttgttgttgagttataGATTGTCGAAAGATATGAAGAGATGGACTAATTGTTTAGGAAcaacctttctttttttcttttctttttttggcatCTCCGCTGACAACTATTTAAATATGCCTTGTAGTTAGGAATGGCCAGTGCACTAGAAACTCTTTGCGGACAGGCTTTTGGAGCTAAGCAATACCAAAGACTTGGTACTCAAACATACACTGCCATTTTTTCTCTCTTCATTGTTTGCATTCCCCTCACAATCTTATGGATGTATATGGGAACATTGCTTACCTTCATCGGCCAAGATCCTCAGATTTCTCATGAAGCTGGAAAGTTCATTAAGTGGCTGATTCCTGCTCTCTTTGCTTATGCAAATCTTCATCCGCTTATTCGGTACTATCAAATGCAAAGTATGATTGTTCCCATGCTCGTAAGCTCCTGCATGACAATATGCTTCCACATACCGCTGTCTTGGGTGCTAGTGTTTCGCTCTGGCTTAGGTAATATTGGCGCGGCAATAGCTATTGGTATATCGATGTGGTTGAATGTCATAATCCTTGCTTCATACATGAGGTTGTCTCCCGCTTGTGCAAAAACCCGTGCACCAATGTCTTGGGAGATCGTCAAGGGAATGAGAGAATTCTTTCAGTTTGCTATCCCTTCTGCAATCATGATTTGGTACTTCAGCTCCTTCCTCCACTCACTTGAAGAATTTAAATACACTTTTCAGTCGTGTGTCTTTCTACGAAATTTATGCTACGTGTTGTATTTTTGTAGTCTTGAGTGGTGGTCATTTGAGCTGCTCATCTTGCTATCAGGCCTATTGCCAAATCCCCAACTTGAAGCTTCAGTTCTGTCTATATGGTATGTTTTGCATCTCGCTCTCGAATGAGTAAACTCAGTTAGTAATATGATCCATGAAATCCAAGATTTTGCTAATCTTTTGGGAATTTTTATAATGCAGCCTGAACACCATTTCTACGCTTTATGCAATACCATTTGGTCTCGCTGGTGCTGTAAGGTTTGTCTAAGTGTTTAATCCAACTTTCCACTTCCATGTGGTTTGTTTCTCAAATATCTGCTTAAGCATTGACTTCCTGTTTACTTTCAGCATTAGAGTATCTAATCAATTAGGAGCTGGAAATCCTCAAGGAGCTCGCGTATCTGTGCTTTCTGCAATGCTCATCGCGGCCACAGAGACAATACTCGTAAGCACAACTGTCTTTGCTTGTCGAAACGTATTTGGCTACATTTTCAGCAACGAGAAGGAAGTTGTGGACTATGTCGCAAACATGGCCCCTCTTCTATGTATATCGGTCATAACTGACA contains:
- the LOC107798502 gene encoding LOW QUALITY PROTEIN: putative histone chaperone ASF1A (The sequence of the model RefSeq protein was modified relative to this genomic sequence to represent the inferred CDS: inserted 1 base in 1 codon), encoding MSAVNITNVAVLDNPAPFLSPFQFEISYECLDALKDDLEWKITYVGSAEDETYDQLLESVFVGPVNVGKYRFVLQADPPEPSKIREEDIIGVTVLLLTCXYAGQEFIRVGYYVNNDYDDEQLKEEPPQKVLLDRVQRNILADKPRVTKFPINFHPENNDNGQPTSPDHDNGEQAPASPDHAAEVNLQGEEPNASPNKCNGQCPQAWETRSKTVALVSKVFLQSLIF
- the LOC107816781 gene encoding protein DETOXIFICATION 12-like isoform X2; the encoded protein is MASALETLCGQAFGAKQYQRLGTQTYTAIFSLFIVCIPLTILWMYMGTLLTFIGQDPQISHEAGKFIKWLIPALFAYANLHPLIRYYQMQSMIVPMLVSSCMTICFHIPLSWVLVFRSGLGNIGAAIAIGISMWLNVIILASYMRLSPACAKTRAPMSWEIVKGMREFFQFAIPSAIMICLEWWSFELLILLSGLLPNPQLEASVLSICLNTISTLYAIPFGLAGAVSIRVSNQLGAGNPQGARVSVLSAMLIAATETILVSTTVFACRNVFGYIFSNEKEVVDYVANMAPLLCISVITDSLQGTLSGVARGCGWQHIGAYVNLASFYLCGIPIAASLAFWLNFRGKGLWIGVLSGAVVQSILLSVITCCTNWKKQAAMARERLHADEKSSIDNRLM
- the LOC107816780 gene encoding uncharacterized protein LOC107816780 is translated as MENKEMDLDNIKSNLLALRQLYGLLRNDRDGLSKLTSDGLDYEARVMLKNLLDTTTNDVLKAHSEIIARQARVHSLPQPLHLVDTAKQRSLALSDLSKTSAVIQSRGEEPVVMDSTFPKEKQECIMPITQTAYAQPPQFSFSASESGNKRKFCRICKRPKFEKPFIPCIKIESSEKEAPHSTKVVALQEQQNSLFANFSWDTQQEALQSGNAESAKAKTVDVSQSMHELPGVVRSVPDGDHDLFSTETNDVIKQLESHISALQMDDENLVLSDKHATEHKFKPITVFMPQAELATPIKKIEGDTSSLCSGYVVPPTRMSKFPADQLPKLLESSSYQPNQLRQQKIVANTFPSEEHDTSKMLDLVEENQWQIQKEHSINVQSKNQNGTSVQYPYADHYRSQQGQQNMEIGVTALPAMLVIPSQKQMPSNEKTGRLGKSNAADIFRNNIDTPGLIDYGSKLTWPGTYESRMDSPYLQQAIMRRSVLNHKQGQFAPSQSSYVDLDKNPSKHLKNNNHMKRLRRRHLHGHESEVSRSSSPYSSSGTDLHQTSTYSSERDHPLPRQIRTKMHYSDETSSYEGNELYSRRDSSQTEYTVSSSCSSTEGYSSPIGSERAREMISASKSEREISSSSLDGSGSDHLEEPSYYSADSSSRKSSPVRVYRSTNSRKSMKTSGRWKKLKDKLAIVFHHHHHHHHHHHGKDSKGEERKTSLLRQRGKRFNSHYSTSKDETFGEKALEKFGKSAIAKQAGKKQQGGQFQTLAQGLMRHIQHSKKTKHSSSRQVDKGQHTDTKVNNKFHWWQLLRHHRGMNKSPAMLGAGNKKGHLKAFSKMK
- the LOC107816781 gene encoding protein DETOXIFICATION 14-like isoform X1, encoding MENIEEGLLLKEKEEKGVVELRWEVIWEEMKELGYLAGPMIAVTLSQYFLQVISMMMVGHLGELSLSSTAIALSLAGVTGFSFLLGMASALETLCGQAFGAKQYQRLGTQTYTAIFSLFIVCIPLTILWMYMGTLLTFIGQDPQISHEAGKFIKWLIPALFAYANLHPLIRYYQMQSMIVPMLVSSCMTICFHIPLSWVLVFRSGLGNIGAAIAIGISMWLNVIILASYMRLSPACAKTRAPMSWEIVKGMREFFQFAIPSAIMICLEWWSFELLILLSGLLPNPQLEASVLSICLNTISTLYAIPFGLAGAVSIRVSNQLGAGNPQGARVSVLSAMLIAATETILVSTTVFACRNVFGYIFSNEKEVVDYVANMAPLLCISVITDSLQGTLSGVARGCGWQHIGAYVNLASFYLCGIPIAASLAFWLNFRGKGLWIGVLSGAVVQSILLSVITCCTNWKKQAAMARERLHADEKSSIDNRLM